The following coding sequences are from one Natronorubrum halophilum window:
- a CDS encoding orc1/cdc6 family replication initiation protein, translating into MGMFERDTDIYKDRDALREDYQPEELVGRDDELRAYQTALQPVVNGEQPNNIFLYGKTGVGKTAATNYLLSHLKEDVKQYEDIDFDLVFFNCDGLTSSYQIATRLVNELRDDSNQISTTGYPRSSVYEMLWEELDDVGGTILIVLDEIDHVKDDSILYQLPRARANENLTKAKTGIIGISNDFSFRDDLSPKVKSSLCEQEIHFPAYDAGDLQQILTERADVAFYNGVLDDAVIPLCAAYGAKDAGDARQSIDLLMKAGDLARDGDTEIVVEKHVERGRRDLERGRIEEGINGLTQHGHLVLYALLTLDLENETPVRSRDVRPRYTRFVERAGRDPLVPRRMRDHLSELAMLGLISVTERNEGRRGGTYREYNLDMNASLILNALDDILENVGIHESVNQYFNADDEFEEEPALSDFS; encoded by the coding sequence ATGGGAATGTTTGAACGGGATACTGACATCTATAAGGATCGCGATGCGCTTCGCGAAGATTACCAACCGGAGGAACTCGTTGGTCGCGACGATGAGCTCCGTGCTTACCAAACGGCGTTGCAACCAGTGGTCAACGGCGAGCAACCGAACAACATTTTTCTCTACGGAAAGACGGGTGTAGGGAAAACAGCGGCAACGAATTACCTACTCTCCCACCTCAAGGAAGATGTTAAACAGTACGAGGACATCGATTTCGACCTCGTCTTTTTCAACTGTGACGGGCTTACTTCTTCGTATCAAATCGCTACGCGACTCGTGAACGAACTTCGCGATGATTCAAATCAGATCAGTACAACCGGATATCCCCGGTCAAGCGTCTACGAGATGCTGTGGGAGGAACTCGACGATGTAGGCGGGACGATTCTCATCGTCCTCGACGAGATTGACCACGTCAAAGACGATTCCATTCTCTATCAACTCCCACGTGCCCGGGCAAACGAAAATCTTACCAAGGCGAAAACTGGAATTATCGGGATCTCTAACGACTTCTCTTTTCGTGACGATCTCTCACCGAAGGTGAAAAGCTCGCTCTGTGAACAGGAGATCCATTTCCCCGCGTACGATGCAGGTGATCTTCAGCAAATTCTCACCGAGCGAGCAGATGTTGCCTTTTATAACGGCGTTCTCGACGACGCTGTCATTCCTCTCTGTGCAGCATACGGCGCTAAGGATGCAGGAGATGCTCGCCAGTCGATCGATCTGTTAATGAAAGCCGGTGACCTCGCTCGCGACGGCGATACCGAGATCGTGGTCGAGAAACACGTCGAACGTGGTCGTCGGGATCTCGAGCGCGGACGGATCGAGGAAGGCATCAATGGGCTCACCCAGCATGGCCATCTCGTGCTGTACGCCCTGTTAACGCTCGATCTGGAGAATGAAACGCCGGTTCGATCTCGAGATGTCCGCCCACGATACACCCGATTTGTGGAACGAGCCGGTCGGGATCCACTCGTCCCGCGTCGGATGCGTGATCATCTCTCCGAGCTTGCGATGCTCGGCTTGATCTCTGTAACCGAGCGGAATGAAGGTCGGCGAGGGGGAACTTACCGAGAGTACAATCTCGATATGAATGCCAGTCTCATCCTCAACGCTCTTGATGATATCCTCGAGAATGTTGGCATCCACGAGTCCGTCAATCAATATTTCAACGCTGATGACGAGTTCGAAGAGGAACCTGCATTGTCCGACTTTTCGTGA
- a CDS encoding restriction endonuclease, giving the protein MTSYGDKYVVNETYRSSMDPAKDEFQTWLNGPIDTGIRNSGGIRSINNPNTSEREFLVFYSDSSTSQTQNPWEDVINMSDGIAHYWGDAKARHRPDPDAPTGNRWVKTDYTETYAQGKRADAPPVLLFEQPESGKVTFRGVCVITDLRIERHKDEGETAVNYLIELSILDTDAASLEWIHRKARTGVDIGGPDAWNQWVSDGRIQRYSIYKDSIRAKETQYPDGHEKELLNDIRNRLDGPNKGVQLEYLLKFLLEQLPAFTNVELTPPSGDRGVDLTGSIDLLVDTHLSGTATTVDFKAQAKNTASSISGKELSRLASRIDDGEIGLFFTTSHFTHSAQKENSTTYPVRLFAATDLVELLLQTDLVENHRLTDEIVSEIRKLT; this is encoded by the coding sequence ATGACCAGTTATGGCGACAAGTACGTCGTAAATGAGACATACCGGAGTTCGATGGACCCAGCGAAAGATGAATTCCAGACGTGGCTGAACGGACCAATTGATACAGGAATAAGAAATTCAGGCGGCATCCGCTCGATTAATAATCCCAACACCAGTGAACGCGAGTTCCTAGTCTTCTACTCTGATTCCAGCACCTCTCAGACTCAAAACCCATGGGAAGACGTCATCAATATGTCTGATGGCATTGCTCACTACTGGGGCGACGCTAAAGCAAGGCATCGTCCTGATCCAGACGCTCCCACGGGTAATAGATGGGTCAAAACAGACTATACTGAAACCTACGCTCAGGGCAAGCGTGCAGACGCTCCACCAGTGTTATTATTTGAACAGCCAGAATCAGGTAAGGTCACCTTCCGTGGAGTGTGCGTAATTACTGATCTCAGAATTGAACGTCACAAAGATGAGGGCGAAACGGCTGTCAACTACTTGATTGAGCTTTCGATCCTAGATACCGATGCTGCCAGTCTGGAATGGATTCATCGAAAGGCCCGGACTGGTGTCGATATCGGCGGGCCTGACGCTTGGAACCAGTGGGTGTCAGATGGACGGATTCAACGGTACTCGATATACAAAGACAGCATCCGCGCAAAGGAGACCCAATACCCAGACGGACACGAGAAAGAACTGCTCAATGATATCCGGAACCGTCTCGACGGTCCGAATAAGGGGGTCCAACTCGAGTATCTTCTCAAATTTCTTCTCGAACAACTCCCCGCATTCACTAATGTAGAGTTGACTCCCCCAAGCGGTGATAGGGGTGTAGATCTCACAGGGAGTATCGATCTCCTTGTAGATACTCATCTGAGTGGAACTGCAACAACGGTAGATTTCAAGGCACAGGCAAAAAACACGGCCAGTAGTATCTCTGGGAAAGAACTCAGCAGACTGGCTTCTAGGATCGATGATGGTGAAATTGGATTGTTTTTTACTACTTCCCACTTCACACACAGCGCACAAAAAGAAAATTCGACAACCTATCCGGTTCGGTTGTTCGCAGCTACTGACTTAGTTGAGTTACTTCTCCAAACTGATCTGGTCGAAAATCACCGTCTCACTGATGAGATTGTAAGTGAAATTAGGAAATTAACTTAA
- a CDS encoding orc1/cdc6 family replication initiation protein, with amino-acid sequence MGLFQPDTDIFQERDVLREDYQPKEIVGRDEELQQYISALQPVINGDQPANIFLYGKAGVGKTACTRYLLRELKDDAAEFDVDLTTIRTNCEDLSTSYQVAIQLINDLRDPEDHLKPTGYPRRQVNEWLWEELDAIGGTVIIVFDEVDHIDDDSILYQIPRARANGNLEKSKVGIIGISNDFKFRESLSSKVQSSLCEKELQFPAYNANELRDILRQRADIAFFDDVVPHEVIAKCAAFGAKDAGDARQSLDLLMEAGDVAVEQDATQVTVDHVDQARESLERSRIVDGVAGLTQQGHLVLYALLMLHEEGDTPIRARDVQDRYEIICGRAAVDPLVPRRMRDHLGELSMLGIASRTERNRGESGGRYYEYALDTNPDLLLDALDETVDMVGVTDAVQQRLDQEL; translated from the coding sequence ATGGGCTTGTTCCAGCCTGACACGGATATCTTTCAGGAGCGAGATGTCCTCCGGGAGGATTACCAACCAAAGGAGATTGTCGGTCGCGATGAAGAGCTACAGCAGTATATTTCGGCCCTGCAGCCCGTCATCAACGGCGATCAGCCTGCGAATATCTTTCTCTATGGCAAAGCTGGCGTCGGGAAAACCGCCTGTACGCGCTATCTTCTTCGGGAACTCAAAGACGACGCGGCTGAATTCGATGTCGATCTCACAACTATCCGTACGAACTGCGAGGATCTGAGTACGAGCTATCAGGTCGCGATTCAACTGATCAACGATCTCCGCGACCCAGAGGATCATTTGAAGCCGACCGGATATCCCCGACGACAAGTCAACGAGTGGCTTTGGGAGGAACTCGACGCTATCGGCGGCACCGTCATCATCGTATTCGATGAGGTCGATCACATCGACGATGATTCGATTCTATACCAGATCCCACGCGCTCGAGCAAACGGCAATCTGGAGAAATCGAAGGTCGGAATCATCGGTATCTCAAACGACTTCAAGTTCCGCGAGTCGCTGAGTTCGAAAGTCCAGTCGAGCCTGTGCGAAAAGGAACTCCAGTTCCCTGCCTATAATGCGAATGAACTCCGTGATATCCTTCGCCAACGCGCTGATATCGCGTTTTTCGACGATGTCGTGCCGCATGAAGTCATCGCGAAGTGTGCGGCGTTCGGTGCTAAAGACGCGGGAGACGCCCGACAGAGTCTGGATCTGCTTATGGAAGCAGGGGACGTGGCTGTCGAACAGGACGCCACGCAGGTAACCGTCGACCACGTCGACCAGGCTCGAGAGTCTCTCGAGCGGAGTCGGATCGTCGACGGTGTTGCTGGTCTCACCCAACAGGGACATCTCGTGTTGTACGCCCTCCTAATGTTACACGAAGAGGGTGATACACCGATTCGGGCGCGTGACGTGCAGGATCGATACGAGATTATCTGTGGCCGAGCTGCAGTTGACCCGCTCGTTCCCCGACGGATGCGTGACCATCTCGGCGAGCTCTCGATGTTAGGGATTGCGAGTCGTACAGAGCGGAACAGAGGTGAATCGGGTGGTCGGTATTACGAGTACGCCCTCGACACGAATCCCGATCTCCTGCTCGACGCTCTCGACGAGACAGTGGACATGGTGGGGGTAACTGACGCCGTTCAGCAGCGTCTCGATCAGGAGCTCTGA